The Pirellulimonas nuda genome includes a region encoding these proteins:
- a CDS encoding DUF1559 domain-containing protein: MSQGQCRTTDRRTTAPRPAPRAETQKAFTLVELLVVIAIIGILVALLLPAVQSAREAARRTSCKNQMRQHGIAMMNYHDSHKSFPPGVGYNSNGTTATSDDIYHPFCVFTMPYMEEGSRFALYNQKVSWNKQPLAVLQQIAAPLPTWQCPSDEARIMLNAVNDGTNSADTKDAKGSYGLNYGSFRYNDSYDDQALTGQTAAFDPLKDENRGVFFFVNRGSGASAVRKGFGAKISQITDGTSKTLAMMELIQAPSEDAGMVDRRGRIWNGEVATTYQVMTQFTPNSGEGSSDRGACVDRPDQGLPCLTSGADATSYLTSRSRHPGGVNVVLCDASVQFISDDVDALAWKSASTRDGGETVDLGL, from the coding sequence ATGTCGCAGGGACAGTGCCGTACGACGGATCGCCGCACGACAGCGCCACGGCCGGCGCCCCGAGCGGAGACGCAGAAGGCCTTTACCCTGGTAGAGCTGCTGGTGGTGATCGCCATCATTGGGATCTTGGTGGCGTTGCTGCTGCCCGCGGTGCAGAGCGCCCGCGAGGCGGCCCGCCGCACGAGCTGCAAGAACCAGATGCGGCAGCACGGCATCGCGATGATGAACTACCACGACTCGCACAAGAGCTTCCCGCCGGGCGTGGGCTACAACAGCAACGGCACCACCGCCACGAGCGACGACATCTACCACCCCTTCTGCGTTTTCACGATGCCCTACATGGAGGAGGGGAGCCGGTTCGCCCTCTACAACCAGAAGGTGAGCTGGAACAAGCAGCCGCTGGCGGTCTTGCAGCAGATCGCCGCCCCTCTGCCCACCTGGCAGTGCCCCAGCGACGAGGCCCGCATCATGCTCAACGCGGTGAACGACGGCACCAACTCCGCGGACACCAAAGACGCCAAGGGGAGCTACGGGCTGAACTACGGCAGCTTCCGCTACAACGACTCGTACGACGACCAGGCGCTGACCGGTCAGACCGCCGCGTTCGACCCGCTGAAGGACGAGAACCGCGGCGTTTTCTTCTTCGTGAATCGCGGCTCGGGCGCTTCGGCCGTGCGGAAGGGCTTCGGCGCCAAGATCTCTCAGATCACCGATGGGACCAGCAAGACGCTAGCAATGATGGAGCTGATCCAGGCGCCCTCCGAGGACGCGGGAATGGTCGATCGACGGGGTCGTATCTGGAACGGCGAGGTGGCCACCACCTACCAGGTGATGACCCAGTTCACCCCCAACAGCGGCGAGGGCAGCAGCGACCGCGGCGCCTGCGTCGACCGCCCCGACCAGGGCCTGCCCTGCCTGACCAGCGGCGCGGACGCGACTTCGTACCTCACGAGTCGCAGCCGTCACCCGGGCGGAGTGAACGTAGTACTGTGCGACGCCTCGGTGCAGTTCATCTCAGACGACGTCGATGCGCTCGCGTGGAAGTCCGCCAGCACCCGCGACGGCGGTGAGACCGTCGACCTGGGACTGTAA
- a CDS encoding PEP-CTERM sorting domain-containing protein, with amino-acid sequence MSMKCLVQNVRVFAVGTACLMATGLWTQSASAAVIYSDTFSRTTGSGDANGNPTGAGNGSSSWGAADNGLGGSLAVSWNAGRTGSPAPTGGAQFVINGARAYLYSGAAHTTSSVAGLAPNGFSVAFDFSRIDTAIVATASNGFVSVGTGYNESVNQFSPFEVSGNSSFAVLFQQAAQGNPANMQVFAAGALQGNFNYVDPAAAHSVLLEFAPAVAGNYLGSVDYQVTVDGNLLNSGTVAGGAEFGDLAFATNLFTASYIDNLVVTATAPPVPEPAGILLAGLSGLAMLRRRRS; translated from the coding sequence ATGTCGATGAAATGTCTTGTTCAGAACGTTCGTGTCTTTGCGGTCGGCACGGCCTGCCTGATGGCCACCGGCCTCTGGACGCAGTCGGCCTCCGCGGCGGTCATCTATTCGGACACGTTCAGCCGCACCACCGGCAGCGGCGACGCCAACGGCAACCCCACCGGCGCCGGCAACGGGTCGTCTAGCTGGGGCGCCGCAGACAACGGTCTGGGCGGTTCGCTCGCCGTGAGTTGGAACGCAGGGCGGACCGGCTCGCCCGCGCCGACCGGCGGCGCTCAGTTCGTCATCAACGGGGCGCGGGCCTACCTCTACTCCGGCGCCGCCCACACCACCAGTTCCGTCGCCGGGCTGGCTCCCAACGGCTTCAGCGTCGCCTTCGATTTCAGCCGCATCGACACGGCCATCGTCGCCACCGCGAGCAATGGTTTTGTCTCGGTCGGAACCGGCTACAACGAGTCCGTGAACCAGTTCAGCCCCTTCGAGGTCTCCGGCAATTCAAGCTTCGCCGTGCTTTTTCAGCAGGCCGCGCAGGGCAACCCCGCCAACATGCAGGTCTTCGCCGCCGGCGCGCTGCAAGGCAACTTCAACTATGTCGATCCAGCGGCCGCGCACAGCGTCCTTCTGGAGTTCGCCCCCGCTGTTGCGGGCAACTACCTCGGGAGTGTCGACTATCAAGTCACGGTCGATGGCAACTTGCTAAACTCGGGCACAGTTGCTGGCGGCGCCGAGTTCGGCGATCTAGCCTTCGCCACCAACCTATTTACTGCGTCGTACATCGACAACCTAGTCGTGACCGCCACGGCGCCTCCCGTTCCCGAGCCGGCGGGGATCCTATTGGCCGGACTGAGCGGGCTGGCAATGCTCCGTCGCCGCCGTTCGTAA
- a CDS encoding sigma-70 family RNA polymerase sigma factor, translating to MTLRSRAHPSLPNINRMPREPDEAPLRPTPHAPALTDHDEFVMNLIASQNRLYAYVLSLLFDRDRSRDVLQQTNLVLLEKEADFERGSNFFAWAARVAYFEVLADRRRRVRDRHLFSDELLALIAAQSTSATADLDRRASALAECLKRLSPEHRDLLIQRYRPGGGVAALAKTLGKTPNAVSATLHRIRSALVDCVARKIKIEPTT from the coding sequence ATGACGCTTCGCTCGCGAGCACACCCCTCTCTTCCGAACATCAACCGCATGCCCCGCGAGCCGGACGAAGCCCCGCTACGCCCCACCCCGCACGCACCCGCGCTGACGGACCACGACGAATTTGTCATGAACCTGATCGCCTCACAAAACCGGCTTTACGCGTATGTTCTTTCGCTTCTTTTCGACCGGGATCGGTCGCGCGACGTGCTGCAACAAACCAACCTGGTGCTCCTAGAAAAAGAAGCAGACTTCGAGCGAGGGAGCAACTTTTTTGCGTGGGCGGCGCGGGTGGCCTACTTCGAGGTGCTGGCCGATCGCCGCCGGCGGGTCCGCGACCGTCACCTCTTCAGCGACGAGCTGCTCGCCCTGATCGCCGCCCAATCGACCTCGGCGACGGCCGACCTCGACCGACGCGCCTCGGCGCTTGCCGAGTGCCTCAAGCGTTTGTCGCCTGAACACCGCGACCTTCTTATCCAGCGCTACCGTCCGGGCGGCGGGGTCGCGGCGCTGGCCAAGACCTTGGGCAAGACGCCGAACGCGGTGTCGGCCACGCTCCATCGGATCCGCTCGGCGCTGGTCGACTGCGTGGCCCGCAAAATCAAGATCGAGCCAACGACGTGA
- a CDS encoding family 10 glycosylhydrolase yields MLFNFFTRAAAPTAILLVTLVQGALAAPAEVRGTWLTTTGPDHIKSGANTGAVIADLRAIGLNTAYVETWKNGYSNFPSQTLSSLTGGPDRSTFLGSRDLVQETLIQSHRNGMEYIGWFEYGFAAQFVGSGGVPSNPLAVTMRDRGWLLRDASGQYGNSSNQFAWMNPAVPEVRRFLIDLTLEAVVRYDLDGVQFDDRLAWPKEFGWDSTTAALYLQETGRSLPTSVNDANFRAWRQSKVTLFASELTSAIEAARPGLHVSVAPSVTSFSDTEYNAPWPAWQNAGLFDEYAPQVYRDNINSFNATLGAQLAPFDPGQRDELVVGLRANGSGANTPYADLQAMIDRVRVEGAAGHSIWYSSAVRDLYGPQLSAYYDVAGQGQADNPFFGPGWRPPAVVGSQTAPGSGSWSFTVAQGGRYRIVAEKNGLWTELATASLGLGDADFQVAGATQVELLIDRRPLQTPDFNGDGLVDAADYTVWRDTLGSTLDLRADANGDLRIDGLDLDRWRLGFAVAGRPGAPARSVPEPAAWVLTAVLIGARRRTTVAKTASVRQGVQPSADGRPGAPRRLRTRSIGLATRRQGATRPTVMPPAPRLP; encoded by the coding sequence GTGCTTTTCAACTTCTTCACCAGGGCCGCGGCGCCGACAGCGATCCTCTTAGTTACATTGGTGCAGGGCGCCCTCGCGGCGCCGGCCGAGGTCCGCGGCACGTGGCTCACCACCACCGGTCCCGACCACATCAAGTCTGGCGCCAACACTGGCGCGGTGATAGCCGACCTGCGAGCGATCGGGCTCAACACCGCCTATGTGGAGACCTGGAAGAACGGCTACTCCAACTTCCCCTCCCAAACCCTTTCCTCCCTAACGGGGGGTCCCGACCGATCGACATTCCTCGGCAGCCGCGATTTGGTGCAAGAAACCCTGATCCAGTCGCACCGCAACGGGATGGAGTACATCGGGTGGTTCGAGTACGGCTTCGCGGCTCAGTTTGTTGGTTCTGGCGGGGTCCCGAGCAACCCGCTGGCCGTCACGATGCGCGACCGCGGCTGGCTGCTGCGGGACGCCAGCGGCCAGTACGGCAACAGCTCGAACCAGTTCGCCTGGATGAACCCGGCCGTCCCAGAAGTACGCCGGTTCTTGATCGACCTTACCCTCGAAGCGGTCGTGCGGTACGACCTGGACGGCGTGCAGTTCGACGACCGGCTGGCGTGGCCCAAGGAGTTTGGTTGGGATAGCACAACGGCCGCCCTGTACTTGCAAGAAACGGGGCGCTCGCTGCCCACGAGCGTGAACGACGCCAACTTCCGCGCCTGGCGACAGAGCAAGGTTACGCTGTTCGCGTCCGAACTAACCTCGGCCATCGAAGCAGCCCGGCCCGGGCTGCACGTGTCGGTAGCGCCGTCGGTGACCAGCTTCTCCGATACCGAGTACAACGCCCCGTGGCCCGCCTGGCAGAACGCCGGCCTGTTCGACGAGTACGCCCCGCAGGTCTACCGAGACAACATCAACAGCTTCAACGCCACGCTCGGCGCCCAATTGGCGCCGTTTGATCCCGGCCAGCGGGACGAGTTGGTGGTCGGGCTGCGGGCCAACGGCAGCGGCGCCAACACCCCCTATGCCGATCTCCAGGCGATGATCGACCGCGTCCGTGTTGAGGGCGCCGCAGGGCACAGCATCTGGTACAGCTCGGCGGTCCGCGACCTGTACGGCCCGCAGCTTTCCGCGTACTACGACGTCGCGGGCCAGGGGCAGGCGGACAACCCGTTCTTCGGCCCCGGCTGGCGACCCCCTGCCGTGGTCGGTTCGCAAACGGCGCCGGGCAGCGGCTCCTGGAGCTTCACGGTAGCGCAGGGGGGACGTTACCGCATCGTTGCGGAGAAAAACGGCCTGTGGACCGAACTCGCCACCGCGTCACTAGGACTAGGAGACGCCGACTTTCAGGTGGCCGGCGCGACGCAGGTCGAGCTGCTGATCGATCGCCGACCGCTTCAAACCCCTGACTTCAATGGAGACGGGCTGGTGGATGCGGCCGACTACACCGTGTGGCGAGACACGCTGGGGTCGACGCTCGACCTTCGCGCGGACGCCAACGGCGACCTGCGGATCGACGGCCTCGACCTCGATCGGTGGCGACTCGGCTTCGCCGTCGCGGGACGGCCCGGGGCGCCGGCCAGGAGCGTGCCGGAGCCTGCGGCTTGGGTCCTGACCGCAGTCTTGATAGGCGCTAGGCGGCGGACGACTGTTGCAAAGACGGCTAGCGTTCGCCAGGGTGTTCAACCATCAGCAGACGGACGCCCGGGGGCGCCTCGGCGCCTTCGCACCCGATCCATCGGGCTTGCCACGCGTCGTCAGGGGGCGACGCGGCCAACGGTGATGCCGCCAGCGCCACGACTGCCGTGA
- a CDS encoding DUF1559 domain-containing protein, which yields MSYSLARRHGFTLVELLVVIAIIGILVALLLPAVQSAREAARRAQCSNNLKQMGLACQNYMGSSGEKLPYGYAGKPPAPPSRNFQKRGVFTELLQYMEEQSTYNQIVFDYTGSPYSDPAANIVVDGFVCPSWTNPKIKSDAPFGFEYQNGALVTYAGVGGALTGGSNQEDLLSDGSSINGPFTIEVRSGAGGAEYYGKQRKARQITDGQSKTALIGEFVHSDCAIPPLADPTSNVRPWYLAGSQPSLSTIPSIYGVKSLESTPNTCRQRNVTAVWNVLPMGSFHPGVTQFAFVDGSVHTIADDVERDLYRSLATVDGGEVESSSL from the coding sequence ATGTCGTATTCTCTTGCTCGCCGCCACGGTTTCACGCTCGTTGAGCTGCTGGTCGTGATCGCCATTATTGGCATCCTCGTCGCGCTGTTGTTGCCGGCGGTTCAATCCGCCCGCGAGGCGGCACGCCGCGCCCAGTGCTCCAACAACCTGAAGCAGATGGGGCTTGCGTGCCAAAACTACATGGGGAGCTCTGGCGAGAAGCTCCCCTATGGCTACGCCGGCAAGCCGCCGGCGCCGCCGTCGCGGAACTTCCAGAAGCGCGGCGTGTTCACCGAGCTGCTCCAGTACATGGAGGAGCAATCGACGTACAACCAGATTGTGTTCGACTACACCGGCAGCCCTTATTCGGACCCCGCCGCGAATATCGTGGTCGACGGATTTGTTTGTCCTTCATGGACCAACCCGAAGATAAAGTCAGACGCTCCTTTCGGTTTCGAGTACCAGAACGGCGCGCTTGTCACGTACGCTGGGGTCGGCGGCGCCCTTACTGGGGGATCGAACCAGGAAGATCTGCTGTCCGACGGATCGTCGATTAATGGGCCATTTACCATCGAGGTTAGGTCGGGCGCCGGCGGAGCCGAGTACTACGGGAAACAGCGGAAGGCTCGGCAGATCACGGATGGCCAGAGCAAGACGGCGTTGATCGGTGAGTTCGTACATAGTGACTGCGCCATCCCCCCTTTGGCCGATCCCACGAGCAATGTCCGGCCTTGGTACCTCGCGGGGTCTCAGCCGAGTCTTTCCACGATCCCGTCGATTTACGGCGTGAAGTCATTGGAAAGCACTCCCAACACCTGTCGACAGCGCAATGTCACCGCTGTGTGGAACGTGCTCCCGATGGGGAGCTTTCATCCTGGAGTGACGCAGTTCGCATTCGTTGACGGCAGCGTTCATACGATCGCCGACGATGTGGAACGAGACCTGTATCGTTCGCTTGCCACCGTTGATGGAGGGGAGGTTGAGTCCAGCTCGCTCTAG